A single window of Gossypium arboreum isolate Shixiya-1 chromosome 13, ASM2569848v2, whole genome shotgun sequence DNA harbors:
- the LOC108470126 gene encoding probable transcription factor At3g04930, which produces MASEQYGAVFEESQDDDEEPSSSGNDDVLNGNDEEDEELLEEEEEEDFNSPSLLPQPIAAVVPSASIPAVPLAVPSSTVVTVASVPLRGSTPDSKRQRIDSAVSEKKPPPPQQFDESRRLFQRLWTDEDEIELLKGFLDYTTSKTNSNSSHHHHHDTALFYDLIKSKLQLDFNKNQLVEKLRRLKKKYRNVMNKINSGKEFSFKSPHDQATFEISRKIWSSSVGKVEDNVLDYDENNITPTPTPTPTTTNINFLDECGEKKNLTPKSAANKRRSKSKGGKLEEKRVLNDGFVISNNNFNNRSDHDQGNVEGLGGGGGGSGAGGERGNLTAVVEETVKSCLTPVFKELLGSLIGGGGGGGRGISGMAMNAMPLSFGGTSNFGSGGGGNVEFMDERWRKQQILELEVYSKRLELVQDQIKVALEELRSIGG; this is translated from the coding sequence ATGGCTTCCGAGCAGTACGGTGCCGTTTTTGAGGAATCTCAGGACGACGACGAGGAACCCTCTTCCTCCGGTAACGACGACGTGCTCAACGGTAACGACGAAGAGGACGAGGAGTTgttagaagaagaagaggaagaagattTTAATTCCCCCTCTTTACTACCTCAACCGATTGCCGCAGTCGTACCCTCCGCCTCAATCCCCGCCGTTCCTCTTGCCGTTCCTTCATCCACCGTCGTGACCGTCGCTTCTGTTCCTCTCAGGGGTTCGACTCCCGACTCTAAACGCCAACGGATTGATTCCGCCGTCTCCGAGAAAAAACCTCCTCCGCCGCAACAATTCGACGAATCGCGGCGGTTATTTCAACGTTTATGGACTGATGAAGACGAGATCGAGCTTCTCAAAGGATTTCTCGATTACACGACTTCGAAAACCAACTCTAATTCTTCTCACCATCACCATCACGATACGGCGTTGTTTTACGATCTAATCAAATCGAAACTCCAGCTCGATTTCAACAAGAATCAGTTAGTCGAGAAGCTTCGGAGATTGAAGAAGAAATATAGGAACGTGATGAATAAGATCAATTCAGGTAAAGAATTTTCCTTCAAAAGCCCTCATGATCAAGCTACTTTTGAAATTTCTAGAAAGATCTGGAGTAGTAGTGTTGGCAAAGTAGAAGATAATGTTTTAGATTATGATGAAAATAATATTACTCCTACTCCTACTCCTACTCCTACTACTACTAACATCAATTTTCTCGATGAATGTGGGGAGAAAAAGAATCTTACTCCAAAATCCGCAGCCAATAAGAGAAGGTCAAAGAGTAAAGGGGGGAAACTGGAAGAGAAAAGAGTTTTAAATGATGGGTTTGTGATTTCtaacaataattttaataataggaGTGATCATGACCAGGGTAATGTGGAAGGACTGGGTGGTGGTGGCGGCGGCAGTGGTGCTGGAGGAGAAAGAGGAAACCTGACAGCAGTAGTAGAGGAGACGGTGAAGAGTTGTTTAACACCCGTGTTTAAGGAGTTGTTAGGTAGTTTAATTGGAGGAGGGGGAGGAGGGGGAAGAGGGATTAGTGGAATGGCTATGAATGCCATGCCATTGAGTTTTGGCGGAACTTCGAATTTTGGCAGCGGTGGTGGTGGTAATGTGGAGTTCATGGATGAGAGGTGGAGGAAGCAGCAAATATTGGAGTTGGAAGTTTATTCTAAGCGGTTGGAGTTGGTGCAAGATCAGATTAAGGTGGCTCTGGAGGAGCTTCGGTCAATTGGAGGGTGA